The nucleotide sequence CAGTGGTGATGCCACGTTTTCTTTGATTTGCTATTCTTTCCAACTACGTTTAGACTAGCTACTGAGCTATGTTGTGTGAAGTTTCATTCAACCTTCGAACGCACCGAGATGTGCGACCTCATCCAGGAAACCGAGATATTGGTCATCCTCAGCCGCCTTTCCACTCTTTTCCTCGGGCGCCGGTTGCTTCGCTGGCGCGGCGTTTAGGACCCGCTGTCGTTTCGATGGTGGTACCACCTCTTTCTGCCGCTGGATCCGGACCGAAGCAGGCacgagcgccttgagcgctGGATTGTGCTGCGCCGGCACCAGCTTCTGGAcagtcggcgccgccgcgcgagtgaacgccgccgccgcaaccGAGCGGGGCAGAGCGGACCTTACCGGATTGTTCGGATTTGGAAtaggcggcgcggacgtgaccTGCCTGAaccgcgggggtggtggCGATTGGGGAGCCACAGGCACGGGAACCATCCGGACGGGGACCATCTGGACCATCTGAGGTTGCGGCGCCATTCCCGGCGGTCCGGGGGTAGGAAGCAGgtgggcgctcgccggcgggggaggagggacCGGAGGCATCTCATCTTCCACCCCGGGGGGTGGTCCGGGAGGGGGCGGCAACGGGACCTCGTCGTCTGACGGAGGCGAGCCCGGAGGCGGTCCGGGCGGGGGACCAGGCGGAGGACCGGGCGGAGGACCGGGCGGAGGACCGGGTGCACCTCCAGGGGGCGGTCCAGGGGGCGGCCCAGGGGGCGGCCCGGGGGGCGGCCCGGGGGGCGGCCCCGGCGGTGCCCCGGGGGGTGGACCTGGAGGTGGGGGCAGCGTCGCTGGCGCCCCTGGCGGCGGCAAGAGCGGACCCTCACCCTGCACCACCAGGTCCAACTCCTGGTACTCGTACTCTTCTTCCTCGTCAGCGCccgcttcctcctcgtcatgGTACTCAGATGCCGCCTTGTATTTCTGCGGCTTACCTGCGGGGGGCCTCCCAGTCGGATTGAGCGTCGGGTGATAGTAGACGGAGTCCTGTGGCCTGAACGTTCCCAATCCAAGCCCTCTGCTGCCTGTGCTGCCTGCGACGACAACCTCCAGTCCCTTCAGGGCCCCGATACCCTTCACCTTGGGCACGGCGGGTGCTGGCGCTGGTGTTTTCCCCGCGTTCGCCTTGCGCTGCTCCTCGTGCCATTTGATCCCATTCTCGAGCTGCTTCATGCGTTGCTCCTTATCCCGCGCCATCTCTGTGTTCATGCTTTTCTCAGCCTGGAGCCTCTTTAGCTCCGCTCGAAGGCTTCCGATATCCGACTTTTGCAGAGCATCCTCGCGAGCTTCCTTACGCGCAGCCTTGTTCTTGGCGAGCTGTTTCTTCTTCTGCTCTCTGCGGtaggcgtcgccgggggctAAAGTCTTGCTCCCCTGCGAGCGAGAGGAAGAGGGGAAGAGCGTGTCAACGAAGTTGGGAGAAACCCTATGGGGGACGCGCGAACTCGGGGGAGGCGGTGGGTTGAGGGGGATCATCGAAGGAATTCACCTTCCCCATGCTGGGCTCGGTCCTATGCCAGCACACTGATGATATTCACCTCCAACCGAAGGTTATCCTCTCGCGCCCCCCCTGGCGGAGTGGTGTGGCCCTGCCAACGAAATGGGTGCCCTCTCAAAATCAGCTCTACCGGCCAGACCGTAGAACCGGCTGACCGGCTTTTGGCAATTTCCACGGAAAGCCGTATTAGGAACGCTGGGCCTTCACACTCACCAACAAGTTGACACGAGTGGCGAAGCCCCCGGTTGTTTTCTACCACCGCGAGCGTTCAGACGCGTAACAGCGTGCGTAAAATCTTCGAAGGGATCGTGCCTATCACACGAAGGAGCTTGCGAAGACGGAACAGTCCATGATATCCCGATTCCCAAAAGGGGGGGAGGAGATCGACACGGACATCGTGCGGAGGCAGGAGTTTGAGAAGCTGCACATCAAGGTTGCGAACGAAAAATTCGGGAGGCGTGAGGATGCAAAGGAGCTGTTGACAAGGATGATGCAGGCCTGCATCGCTGCCTTCGCCCCGGACCCGCTGGAGTTCATGATCGAGTTCCTCACGAAGGAGATCGAGGGGAGGGCGGAGCCTGCGCACACAGGACCGGGGAAAC is from Micromonas commoda chromosome 12, complete sequence and encodes:
- a CDS encoding predicted protein (Encodes a protein with hydroxyproline-rich glycoprotein (HRGP) motifs.) codes for the protein MGKGSKTLAPGDAYRREQKKKQLAKNKAARKEAREDALQKSDIGSLRAELKRLQAEKSMNTEMARDKEQRMKQLENGIKWHEEQRKANAGKTPAPAPAVPKVKGIGALKGLEVVVAGSTGSRGLGLGTFRPQDSVYYHPTLNPTGRPPAGKPQKYKAASEYHDEEEAGADEEEEYEYQELDLVVQGEGPLLPPPGAPATLPPPPGPPPGAPPGPPPGPPPGPPPGPPPGPPPGGAPGPPPGPPPGPPPGPPPGPPPGSPPSDDEVPLPPPPGPPPGVEDEMPPVPPPPPASAHLLPTPGPPGMAPQPQMVQMVPVRMVPVPVAPQSPPPPRFRQVTSAPPIPNPNNPVRSALPRSVAAAAFTRAAAPTVQKLVPAQHNPALKALVPASVRIQRQKEVVPPSKRQRVLNAAPAKQPAPEEKSGKAAEDDQYLGFLDEVAHLGAFEG
- a CDS encoding predicted protein; its protein translation is MISRFPKGGEEIDTDIVRRQEFEKLHIKVANEKFGRREDAKELLTRMMQACIAAFAPDPLEFMIEFLTKEIEGRAEPAHTGPGKHPMGEEADLHEEVTNYADSPEFHTIVSKMSAYMIQFKPDDPAPFALEFLRTLKKEGIFGPMGADH